The Brevibacterium atlanticum genome segment CGTCATCAGACCGCCGGCGGTGTCATCGTCATAGGCCAGCAGGGTGCGCACGTCCTCGGCCTCGTCGGGTTCCATCAGCGCCAGGAAGCGTTCGGCCTGTTCGTCGCTGAGTTCGCCGAGGAGGTCGGCCGCGTCATCAGGCTCCATCTCCTCGAGGACGGTGACAGCGCGTTGGGTCTCCAATCCGGTGAGGACCTCGATCTGGGTCTCCGCGGGCAGCTCCTCGACGACGTCGGCGAGACGTTCGTCGTCGAGGGCGCGGGCGACCTGGAGGCGCCTGCCGGGGTTCATCTCGAAGAGCACATCGGCGAGGTCTGCCGGCTTCGTGTCCTGGTAGGCGGCGATGACCTGGGTGGCTTCCTGGTCGACTTCGGAATCGGCGGGATGGTCGGCGTCGGTCCAATCGATCTGCTTCGTCTCACCGCGGCGGCGGAATGCGGCGAAGGCGGTGCGTTCGGGCACACGGCGCACGAACAGGCGAGTGACCTCCCAGTCCTTGTTCACCTGCTGTTCGATGCCGACGTCTTCGACGAGGACGGGGGAGTTGTCCTCGCGCAGTCGCAGTCGGCGATCGAGGAGGTCGTTGATGACGAGAGTCTCCGACTGCCGCTGTTCGAAGCGGCGCATATTCACCAATCCGGTGGTGATGACCTGTCCGGAGTCGATTGCGGTGACTCGGCCCATCGGGACGAAGACGCGGCGTCGACCCGGGACCTCGACGACGAGGCCGATGGCGCGGGGGGACTGCCGCATGGTCGCCCGGTAGACGATGACGACGTCTCTGACCCTGCCGACCTGATCGCCGAGCGGGTCGAATACGGGGGCGGAGACGAGTCGGGCGACGAAGACTCTTTTCGGTGGACCACTCATATCCTCAGACTACGTGCTGGCCGGGTGATTGCGCCGCCGATGCCGCGAATTGAACCCAGATCACACCCTGGGACGGCTGTGCGCCGGTGCGATACACCGAGAAAGCGCCGCACGTCTCACGGCAGGCGAGTGGATGGGCATCCGGTTCCACGGAGGCACTTCTCCTATTCATCAAGCGGTCCTGCCTGCTTCACTTCGTTGTCGCCCCGTCTCCCTAATGTCAGGACTCGGCACATTCCGCCACAGTCGAATACAGGAGAAATCCATGCAGACACGACGAATCCGTCCCCGCAGCGCCGCCGCAGGTCTGGGTGCCTGCGCGGCCCTTGCGCTCTTCGCTCCGCTGCTCTCACCGACCGCAGCGACGGCGGCGAACACGCCGGCTGAGATGTACGAAGGCCATGTCCAGGTCGACCGCGGCAAGGCGGCGGACCCACAGAAGTTCACCGGTCAGGTCTTCGACGACGTCAACGAGAACTCGAAGCTCGACGGCGACGAGAAGGGCGTGGCCGGAGTCGCGGTCTCCAACGGGATCGATGTCGTCCAGACCGACGGCGAAGGCCGCTACGAACTGCCAGTGCGCGACAACATGACCGTCTCGATCACCCAGCCCGCCGGATGGCAGGTGCCCGTCGATGAGGACAAGGTCGCACAGTTCAGCTACAACCACCTGCCCGAAGGCTCCGGGGACCTCAAGTACGGCGGCATCGAACCGACGGGGGAGACTCCGAAGGCCGTGAACTTCCCGATGATCGAATCGAAGGCCTCTGCCGCCTCGGCGCAGAACTGCCCGATCGCCGCCGATACTCAGGGCTATGACAAGACCGAGATGGGCTACGCTCGCGACGGTGCTGTGGGCGACCTGGCCGACCGGAACGACTACGGTGCCTGCGGAGTGCTTCTGCTCGGCGACAACGTCGGTGACGACCTCAGCCTCAACGATGAACTGCGCGACATCTACTCGCAGACGAACGGACCCGTTCGGGTCGCCCCCGGCAACCACGACCAGGACTACGACGCCGTCGACGATGCCCACGCACTCGACACGTTCCGTGATCAGTTCGGTCCCGACCACTTCTCCTACGATGTGGGCAAGACCCACTTCGTCGTCCTCGACAGCATCGAATACGAGGGCAAGGCGAACAATAGGAAGTACAAGGAGAACATCACCGACGAGCAGCTCACCTGGCTGGCCAACGACCTGAAGAACGTGCCGAAGAACGCGCAGGTCGTCATCGCCACCCATGCGCCGATCCTCACCCACAAAGAAGTCGTCGTCGACAATGCGAAGGCCTTCTACGATGTCATCGCCGACTACCCGAACGCCGTGACCATCGGCGGTCACACGCACACGCA includes the following:
- a CDS encoding magnesium transporter MgtE N-terminal domain-containing protein, which codes for MSGPPKRVFVARLVSAPVFDPLGDQVGRVRDVVIVYRATMRQSPRAIGLVVEVPGRRRVFVPMGRVTAIDSGQVITTGLVNMRRFEQRQSETLVINDLLDRRLRLREDNSPVLVEDVGIEQQVNKDWEVTRLFVRRVPERTAFAAFRRRGETKQIDWTDADHPADSEVDQEATQVIAAYQDTKPADLADVLFEMNPGRRLQVARALDDERLADVVEELPAETQIEVLTGLETQRAVTVLEEMEPDDAADLLGELSDEQAERFLALMEPDEAEDVRTLLAYDDDTAGGLMTTEPVILTPEATVAEALAHVRREDLPAALAAAVFVCRQPVETPTGKYLGLVHIQEMLRHPPHEAVGIMLDTEVEPLAPNAPLGEVSKLLAAYNLVSVPITDENDRLVGVVTVDDVLDELLPEDWRTTGRDEPRKG
- a CDS encoding calcineurin-like phosphoesterase C-terminal domain-containing protein yields the protein MQTRRIRPRSAAAGLGACAALALFAPLLSPTAATAANTPAEMYEGHVQVDRGKAADPQKFTGQVFDDVNENSKLDGDEKGVAGVAVSNGIDVVQTDGEGRYELPVRDNMTVSITQPAGWQVPVDEDKVAQFSYNHLPEGSGDLKYGGIEPTGETPKAVNFPMIESKASAASAQNCPIAADTQGYDKTEMGYARDGAVGDLADRNDYGACGVLLLGDNVGDDLSLNDELRDIYSQTNGPVRVAPGNHDQDYDAVDDAHALDTFRDQFGPDHFSYDVGKTHFVVLDSIEYEGKANNRKYKENITDEQLTWLANDLKNVPKNAQVVIATHAPILTHKEVVVDNAKAFYDVIADYPNAVTIGGHTHTQENLVAGETRKEWAEAGIEKLPNTQIVAGAVSGDWYSGGLNADGLPYSFTQDGSEPGVLTLEFDGASRSERYTVRNESDDHQLLLGVNSPEWRDWAQKAQDWQDADKEGTAPEAISERVVTRDDLKQGQTWLTSSFLAGTSDARVEVSFDGTSPKQSEHTQPGKGEALAKGWEYTDPYTASQNLRTSGNVGQSSSHLWRTAIPSDLDLGTHTAEVTGTDRYGRDFTQTVRFTVVEDESAAQSESQKLLRQDGFDAQQKKEIREPKGLDSDEAQSARND